A genomic window from Elaeis guineensis isolate ETL-2024a chromosome 3, EG11, whole genome shotgun sequence includes:
- the LOC105042339 gene encoding disease resistance protein RGA2-like, with the protein MAELAVTAAGAAVEMVVEKLASGLWKDLGLARSVYTDMEKLQSKLSTIQNVLDDAEKKSITNKALQSWLKKLKDAALDADDVVDEFQTEALRRRMERYDRMTGKVRDFFSSNNPIAFRYKIGGKISEIRERFDEIAKENKDFDLMVIKSDSDRPVDRETTSLVSEPKIYGRDEDEKQVMEFLVDRDNDKNISILTIVGLGGIGKTTLAQLVYNNERIKEQFELRMWVCVGETFDGKMVLRAMIEQLKGEQSIFSNLQTMSTFLDEKLRTKRFLLVLDDLWNDKESEWEQLKPLFIHAKLGSKIIVTTRIETAVSGASTIGTVSVHRLQGLQDEDCWCLFKQRAFRSEREEDNRELEKIGWEIIKKCGGLPLAAKALGSLMNSYTKVQEWSAICKDFEVGGLPIGEAGILHVLKLSYDHLPSHLKRCFTYCSVFQKDHEIEIERLIQLWMAEGLIDTSGTSQNAEDIGKQYFDNLLSRSFFQDVQMDKYNNRGTCKMHDLVHDLACSITKDEALVMQGGMKSISLECRYLSIPYSSGSSIDFKTTYEAKKLRSLFLLKAEYRSNVDVDEFIFIATKTFTQLRALGLNSSGIAKLSNRISRLKHLRFIDLSPAQISTLPTLITKLYNLQTLNLRDCSMLKELPEGIGNLCNLRYMDISCCPNITTLPPSITRLSNLQTLNLPNCNMLKELPEGIGNLCNLRYMDISSCFQITTLPTSITRLSSLQTLNLSYCWMLKELPEGISNLGNLRHLDIRGCDNLDCIPRGLGRLGNLETLPMFIVAQENGCTIAELQHLNSIRGSLEIKNLHHVKDPDEAMQANLRAKTRLNYLRLEWNKGGGEEHEPSSTEVEVAEGVFERLQPHHNLEKLEIYSYIGTRLPNWMSPSFPNIVELTMGDLKRCEHLPLGPWPSLRKLKLRKMHAVRRIGEEFYGDGGGITFPSLENLTLEDMPDLEKWHAESCPRLTKLRIESCPKLAVQPCILCSVEIFEITSSNEMLLSAGSLAGWSKLTSLSINSCGISSSSGGWDGLQYLTALEKLRIEECDELTCLPEDIMYLPSLQTLDLVRNRNLRSLEGGGRKQQQPTPYFPTLEYLRIKEAGMLTSLPEWVGGLTSLRHLRIKDCPNLAMLPDNLQPLTTLQELRISNLPQLKMLPDNLQHLTTLQELRISNLPQLKMLPDVLRHLAALQTLVISNLPQLAMLPDCLRHLAALQTLVISNLPQLAMLPDGLRYLTALQTLVISNLPQPTMLPDGLRHLTALRQLNISNLPQLKILPDGLRHLTALQALEISNLPQLAMLPDGLQHLTALQYLIIRGCPQLVRRCKRETGEDWHKIAHIQEIIIWPEEENREEMNERRTFAAKFLDRFGFARCTGHS; encoded by the coding sequence ATGGCAGAATTAGCAGTAACAGCTGCCGGTGCTGCTGTCGAAATGGTGGTGGAGAAGTTGGCCTCTGGGCTATGGAAGGATCTGGGACTGGCGAGGAGCGTCTACACCGACATGGAGAAGTTGCAGAGCAAGTTATCAACGATCCAGAACGTGCTTGATGATGCAGAGAAGAAATCTATCACCAACAAAGCTCTGCAAAGTTGGTTGAAGAAACTCAAAGATGCAGCTTTAGATGCTGACGATGTGGTGGATGAGTTCCAAACTGAAGCACTGCGGCGAAGAATGGAGAGATATGACCGCATGACTGGAAAGGTGCGTGACTTCTTTTCCTCAAACAATCCAATCGCATTTCGATATAAAATTGGTGGCAAGATAAGTGAAATTAGGGAGAGATTTGATGAAATTGCAAAGGAGAACAAGGATTTTGATTTGATGgtgatcaaatctgactcagataGACCTGTGGACCGTGAGACCACCTCATTGGTGAGCGAACCAAAAATTTATGGACGAGATGAAGATGAAAAACAGGTCATGGAGTTCTTAGTTGACAGagataatgacaaaaatatctccaTCCTTACAATAGTTGGCCTTGGTGGAATTGGAAAGACAACCCTTGCTCAATTAGTCTACAACAATGAGAGGATTAAGGAGCAATTTGAGCTTCGAATGTGGGTGTGTGTGGGTGAAACTTTTGACGGGAAAATGGTCTTGCGGGCAATGATTGAACAACTTAAAGGGGAGCAGAGCATTTTCTCAAACTTGCAAACCATGTCAACTTTCTTGGATGAAAAATTGAGAACAAAAAGATTTCTTTTGGTTTTAGATGATTTATGGAACGATAAGGAATCGGAGTGGGAACAACTAAAACCTTTGTTCATACATGCCAAATTAGGAAGCAAGATCATAGTAACAACACGCATTGAAACTGCTGTTTCTGGTGCATCTACAATCGGAACCGTCTCAGTACATCGATTGCAAGGGTTGCAAGATGAGGATTGCTGGTGTCTGTTCAAGCAAAGGGCATTTAGGTCTGAGAGGGAAGAAGATAACCGAGAATTGGAGAAAATTGGATGGGAGATCATTAAAAAGTGTGGAGGTCTGCCTTTAGCAGCAAAAGCTCTTGGAAGTCTGATGAACTCTTACACAAAGGTACAGGAGTGGTCAGCTATCTGTAAAGATTTTGAAGTAGGAGGGTTACCCATAGGCGAAGCTGGAATTCTCCATGTACTAAAGTTAAGTTATGATCATTTACCTTCTCACTTGAAGCGGTGTTTCACGTACTGTTCTGTGTTCCAGAAAGATCATGAAATTGAAATCGAGAGATTGATTCAATTGTGGATGGCTGAAGGACTCATAGATACATCAGGTACTTCTCAAAATGCTGAGGACATTGGCAAGCAATACTTTGATAATTTGTTGTCGAGATCATTCTTTCAAGATGTCCAAATGGATAAGTACAATAATCGAGGGACTTGTAAGATGCATGATTTAGTCCATGATCTTGCATGTTCCATCACAAAGGATGAAGCTTTAGTCATGCAGGGGGGTATGAAGAGCATTTCACTTGAATGTCGTTATCTATCGATACCATATTCTTCTGGGTCATCAATTGATTTCAAGACAacttatgaagccaaaaaattgaGATCGCTTTTTTTGTTAAAGGCAGAATATCGTAGTAACGTTGATGTGGATGAATTTATCTTCATTGCAACAAAAACTTTCACCCAGTTACGTGCATTGGGCTTAAATTCCAGTGGAATTGCGAAGTTGTCTAATAGAATAAGCAGATTAAAGCATCTACGATTCATTGACTTATCGCCAGCTCAGATTTCAACATTGCCTACCTTGATCACCAAACTTTACAATTTGCAGACATTGAATCTTCGAGATTGCAGTATGCTAAAAGAATTGCCTGAAGGTATAGGTAACCTGTGCAACCTTAGATATATGGATATATCATGCTGTCCTAATATTACAACATTACCTCCCTCAATCACCAGACTTTCCAATTTGCAGACATTGAATCTCCCAAATTGCAATATGCTAAAAGAATTGCCTGAAGGTATAGGTAACCTATGCAACCTTAGATATATGGATATATCATCGTGTTTTCAGATTACAACGTTACCTACCTCGATCACCAGACTTTCCAGTTTGCAGACATTGAATCTTTCCTATTGCTGGATGCTAAAAGAATTGCCTGAAGGTATAAGTAATCTAGGCAACCTCAGACACCTAGATATAAGAGGCTGTGACAATTTGGATTGCATACCTCGTGGCTTGGGCCGGTTGGGTAACCTTGAGACATTGCCGATGTTCATTGTTGCTCAGGAGAATGGATGCACCATCGCGGAGCTGCAACATCTGAACTCTATTCGTGGTAGCTTGGAAATTAAGAATCTGCATCATGTGAAAGATCCAGATGAAGCCATGCAAGCAAACCTGAGGGCAAAGACGAGATTGAATTACCTGAGACTTGAGTGGAACAAAGGTGGGGGTGAGGAACATGAACCATCATCTACTGAAGTGGAAGTGGCAGAGGGTGTATTTGAAAGGCTCCAACCTCACCATAATCTGGAGAAGTTGGAAATCTATTCTTATATAGGCACCAGATTACCCAATTGGATGTCACCTTCTTTCCCAAATATAGTTGAGCTTACGATGGGGGATCTCAAGAGGTGTGAACATCTTCCACTTGGTCCATGGCCCTCATTAAGGAAATTGAAATTGCGTAAAATGCATGCCGTGAGGAGAATCGGAGAAGAGTTTTATGGGGATGGTGGCGGCATCACATTCCCGTCACTAGAGAATTTGACTTTAGAAGACATGCCCGATTTGGAAAAATGGCATGCAGAATCATGCCCTCGCCTTACCAAGTTGAGGATAGAATCATGCCCCAAATTAGCCGTGCAGCCATGTATCCTATGCTCTGTGGAGATTTTTGAAATAACAAGCAGCAATGAGATGCTATTATCAGCAGGGAGCCTTGCAGGGTGGTCCAAACTCACATCCCTGTCTATTAACAGCTGTGGAATATCATCATCATCTGGGGGGTGGGATGGGCTGCAATACCTCACCGCCTTGGAAAAGCTACGAATTGAAGAATGTGATGAGCTAACATGTTTGCCGGAGGATATTATGTACCTGCCCTCACTCCAAACCCTTGATTTAGTGAGAAACAGAAATCTAAGAAGTCTGGAGGGAGGAGGAAGGAAGCAACAGCAGCCCACCCCCTATTTCCCTACCCTTGAATATTTAAGGATAAAAGAAGCCGGCATGTTGACTTCTTTGCCAGAGTGGGTAGGAGGCCTAACCTCACTCCGACATCTACGAATAAAGGATTGTCCCAACCTAGCAATGCTACCAGATAACCTGCAACCTCTCACCACACTCCAAGAGCTGCGTATCTCCAACCTGCCCCAGCTGAAAATGCTACCAGATAACCTGCAACATCTCACCACACTCCAAGAGCTGCGTATCTCCAACCTGCCCCAGCTGAAAATGCTGCCAGATGTCCTACGACACCTCGCCGCACTCCAAACATTGGTTATCTCCAACCTGCCCCAGCTAGCAATGCTGCCAGATTGCCTACGACACCTCGCCGCACTCCAAACATTGGTTATCTCCAACCTGCCCCAGCTAGCAATGCTGCCAGATGGCCTACGATACCTCACCGCACTCCAAACATTGGTTATCTCCAACCTGCCCCAGCCGACGATGCTGCCAGATGGCCTACGACACCTCACCGCACTCCGACAGCTGAATATCTCCAACCTGCCCCAGCTGAAAATCTTGCCAGATGGCCTACGACATCTCACCGCACTCCAAGCCCTGGAAATCTCCAACCTGCCCCAACTGGCAATGCTGCCAGATGGCTTGCAACACCTAACCGCACTCCAATACTTGATCATTAGAGGCTGTCCCCAGCTAGTGAGGCGATGCAAGAGGGAGACAGGCGAGGACTGGCACAAGATTGCTCACATCCAAGAAATCATCATCTGGCCAGAGgaagaaaatagagaagaaaTGAATGAAAGACGCACCTTCGCTGCAAAATTTCTTGATCGATTTGGGTTTGCACGCTGCACGGGTCATAGCTGA